The Punica granatum isolate Tunisia-2019 chromosome 4, ASM765513v2, whole genome shotgun sequence sequence CATAGGACGTTTCTATATAAACCAACGGGGTCAATTCTCCATGCCATGTACTAAAAAACAATGGCAATGATCCTCAGAAGAGATGTCATTGCAACGATGACCATGCTCCGATTTCTTGGAGCTTGTTCATCATCATTCTTTGCTCGGTCTTCTGGAGTCAGTGATTCGGTCGCCCTTAACACATTCGAGCAGTGGGTGGCCCAACATGCAAAAACATACAATGATGATGCGGAGAGGGAAAACCGTAACAAGATTTTCCGGGGAAAATTTGCAGCGCATGGAAGATTTCAACAGAGCCAGGAACACAAGCTTCAGATTGGGCTTGAACCAGTTCTCAGATTTGACCACCGAAGAGTTCCAGGCAACCTACACCATTACTAAGGTGACACCAAGGACTTCCATCAACACGAAAGGATCATTTAGGGTCTCTGACGATGCTTCAGTTCCGGAAAGCGTCAACTGGGTGGAAGCTGGAGTTGCTACCGATGTAAGAAATCAGGGCACGTGCGGCATGTAACTTCCAACTCAACAAAATCTTCTCATATATTTGTGAAATCGTTGCATATAGAATCGAACATGGTTAAGAGCCTTTTTCCATTCCATATGCGAGAGTCATGATATGGGATATGATACAGCTGACATTGGATGCCTTGATTTCAGGATGTTGTTGGGCATTCGCAGCAGCAGCCGCGATCGAATCGATTATAAATTTAGAGCAGACGAGTTATTGGATTTATCTGAGCAGCAGCTCCTGGACTCCGTCACGGACGCTGGCTGCAAGGGCATGACAATGGTCCAAGCCTATCAGTATGTCGTATAGAACAAGATTTCTGGGGAAAACCAATATCCCTACCATGAGGCCAAAGGCGACTGCACCCCACCTGCCCCGTGAGCCCACATCACAGGATTCAAGACAGTGACACCCAGCAGTGAGGCCGACCTCCTGAGGGCCGTGGCCCAGCAGCCTGTCTCTGTTGGCATCACAGCCAGCGACCTGTTGAGGGCCTACAAGGATGGGATATTCTGCAGTACTGACTGCAGGAACGTTCAAAACCACGCTGTTACTATAGTGGTATGGGATAGCACCTGAGGACGGATCCAAGTATTGGCTCCTAAAGAACTCTTGGGCGACTCTTGGGGCGAGGTGGGCTACATGAGGATCGCCCAGGAGGTTCCTGATACCCCTCAAGGTGTGTGCGGGCTTGCCTTGGATGCATCATTTCCTTATTGATCGAAGTTTCTTGAGAAGGCCAATTTCTTCATGAAGGAAGTTGTTtccattttcatattttgagATCTTAACAAAGAACTACGATCGCCTCACTCCCTTATATCTTCTTATGGAAAAACGTGGGATGTACTCTTACCTAATATTATGCATCTCTAGGTATATGTTATGGGTGCATTTGGACAAGCTGACTATGCAGCTTGATTATAAGCTGTGTGCATGCTAACCAATAAAATTTAGTAAGATTTATCAGTTTCCTTACTGTGTTTGAGCAAATtttcatgttttcttttcttgcttGAATAGATAACATCACGGGAATTACAACATATGTACTTTTCCAGCTCTACagctataatttttttttaaaaaaaaaggaagtcaAAAATTGAAGCAGCATATTCTTTCAACCAACATTCAGAATCAACGCTCGGGTAAATTTGTTGCTTGACACTGAGATCGAGCTGCAGATTGTCGTGACTCAATTACTCAATAGTTGAGGTCGATTGCAACTACTGCTACGCCCACATTGATGAGTTTCATGCATAAACTGCATTCTCACCAAATCAACAATGCAACTGCCAGTTTACGCTCCAACAATATTTAGGCTATGGAATGAGCCATGATGGGACTGTACCGGTTCGATATGGATTCCTGCAGCGCTTTGGCTGGTTGTACACAGATCGCTGTAGAAGACTGTATCCTAAAGGTCTTACAAAGTTCATTTCCTACCATAAACTTTTCTACTAGATTAATATTCTTCCAGACCCCTCCAGGCTGCCCTGGACACCCGATCTGCATGTATTATAGGAATTCAAGCAGAAATGCATTGGTATAACTGAATAGTTCTTCCATAAGAATGTACTTGGAAAATTGAGGGTGCTAGGTACTTTTTTTCGTAGCAGAAGGAAAAAGAGGAGGGGAGGGGGTTAGTAGGGGGGTGGGTGGTGTAGGAAATATACAGAAGATACTTTTACGTGCATGGTAAAACTGGAATTGTCAATTAAGGAAATCAGTTTATCATTAAATCACGTCACTTATAAGCTGTTCATATTTTCCTTTATGAATAATCTGTCTAATTATTCTTTTCGAGGAAAAcattgttttcccatgttgtAAGTCATTCAATATTTTTGCCTGGTTTTGTCACAAAAACTTTGTTTTCTTAGCTCTATAGCACTCTCAAAATTTACAACTTTTCCTATTTTGGCTGAAGATATTCGGGGATCTTATATTGTTCTTTGTTTTGTTACAATAATTAGGTGACGATGGTAAGAAAATAATGGTGTATACGAAGTTTTATTAATGAGAATCAAATCTGAAACATATACATTGCTAGTTGATGGCGAGTGGCAATGAACTAAGCCTCTTTTCCTGACTGTTTTTCATTTATACCTCCCAAAAATGCTTGTATAAAAGAGAGGCTTAGTCATTGTCGACTTGAAACTAATGGATTGAATACTTATCACTTGAGTTTCCGGTACGCATTTTGTTATTCCTCCTTTCCCATCTTTATTCAGGAAGTAGGGCTATGGGCCTCCTTTGTAATCCAAAAAGATTGGTGGGGGTTTCCTATACTttgatatttcttttctttctgaCTTCTGTTTCATCTACTGCAAAGTTCCGGAGGACTGACAATTCCTTTAGAGCTACCACGAAATTCGAGCAGCGGATTTGTATCTCAGTATGGAATCGCATATAATTAGGACAAATAGGAGACAGAGAAGTGCTAGTTTGAGATTCGCCTGGAAAACTTAGGGTCGATTGAAGGTCTCAGTCAAGTGGGAAATCAAATCTACAAGTTGCGTCCGAAACATTTATTCTGATTTAACCTATGAAGAGTTCCTCAGTGCTACTAGTGCCGCCATGCCAGAAAGTCTACTGGGATGACATCTTCCAGATACAGAGCCGGTAATCCTCCCCCGGAAAATGTTGATTGGGTTCAGCAAGGGGCTATTAGTAGTATAACACAGCAAGGTTCGTGTGGTAAGCAAgatatcaaattttttacttattgcAATTAAACTAGTCCATGCTCTTTATCGAATCTGTGTTCTGCTTATCGGTAAGTAAATTTTCTAAGCACACAGATTGAATGCCCCATGTTGTGTATTTCACCCGCATATATACAGGAATACTTAATGAGGATCAAAATTGGGTGTTGAAGCAATTATGCAACCAACAAATCCTGGACTGTTCCAAAGTTAGCCAGGGATTGGTACTTACCTATACGTCGTGCCGAAACAGGGCATTTCAACTACCTATACCAGGCAGTGCAAGGAAGTGGTGACACCGAGAAGGCGTACATTAGGGGAGGCAAGATCTGCAGTGGCTACATGACTATTGACTTAATTTGCATCAAAACATATTAAGATGGCCAGAATTCATCACCATGGATAATATTAAAGAACTTTTTGAGCGATTCTTATCGCTTTACCAAATCTAATGTAAATCTTGCATGGTCTGGACAGTGCACTAAAATTAATTCTCACAGACCGTTTcgcaagaaaaggaaaaaagctACAATGATTTCATAATCAGTCCATCAATCAATCTTTCTATTTATATAAACCTTGTAATGGTATGGAATCATTACTTAAGTTCAACGGCTGGGACCTGAAGCACCTTTTAGAGCATACATTACGGATGGTGCTATGCCGAATCTCAGTCATGTGGCAAACGGTTTTGGGCCTTTTACTCCTGTAGTAAAGAACAGGGTGCATCCTCGGAGATCCTTACTGGACTGCTGGAGGAAATGGCGACACCCAGAGGGTGTTTCTTCAGGAGGGCCAAATAAGTGGCTACCGGGACTATTTAACTGGTGATTTGGAGGTCTGCCATAGGCAGTCACCAAGGAACCTGCCTTAGTCACTATTACTGCAAATTCCTCGTTCAGGAATTACTAGAGCAGGATTTGATATATCCGAGCTCTGGACAGCACCAAATACTGGTGGGCGAAGATTCCTATGGCCGGAGTAACTATTCAAGGATTGCCAGATGATGTCCTGGACCATCCTGGAGGCATACGTGAACTTGATGTGGGCCAAACACCTGGATGATGGCTGAGTAGTATAATGCTCAGCGAGTTACTCTGATTTTAATCTTACCGATTAGGCATGGTTCTAGAATCCTCCATCTACTCCTCCACAGGGCACTGCCCCAAGGGCTCCACAGTGTGTCCATGGGAAAAGGCATATGAATCGGTCCGAGCGCTCATCATCCAAAGCCAACTGGTCCATCACCAAATTGTTCAAATTCATACCCAATTCATGAAGCACGTGTCTTCTGCATTAACTGGACTGTCACGATACTTATAAAGGTTCTACCTCAAACTAATCCTCCTCCAAATCAGTTCAAGCAAGCTACATGCACCGAACATAACGCGTTCAATGATATCGCTTAAATTTCCATCCCCAACTAGCAAGGACATGAGTGCGAGGAGAGGAACAAATTTTGATAGCAACTGGGTCAATCTATCCTGTTGGTAGGTTTAAGGGTtattatgataaaataaatgtgaATTTCATGTGATTTCTTATCAAACTCAACCAATTGCTCGTCCATTGTGATTACATAGCTAAATCAGGACTCTCCCTAGGCTCAGTTCGCAAATTCCTTGAGCAACCAAAAAAGTGAAACGAACAGCCCTACTTCGTCTATGAATAATTGCAGCTGAAAAAGGTTACTAGAACAGATGAAAAGATCTCatatagggaaaaaaaaatatcgaacATGGAATAATGTAATTTACGAAGAAAGAATGCAATAATTATTGTATAATTGCCAAATTCCTACCTTGAATAAAACTTGGAAAGGTTAATTTCCAGTGCCTAAGCCTAATTTGCTAAACAACAGATAAAACGAGGTAAGACATGAAGAGTCAAATGGTAAAGAGAACTTATGACTCATCTATACGATCTCCCAGTCGGAATTGGAATATTCCACTTCCTCTGGTGTTGATGGTCGGGACAGGCTAAGCAGATTGCCAGAGCATTCCATTTGTATATTTAATTCAGCTCCAACCGGATTTGTATTGTTCTTTGTCGGAAAAACTTTCGAATAGAAAGCCCTTCCGATCTTtctctgaaaaataaaatgaaacgAAATAGAATGCCTGACATTgagtataaataattaaagaacAAAGATATTGAACTTCTGTAGCGCAGAATGACAGGTACCTTGTTAGGTATTATCTTCCCTTCTCCATTATAGAATGGACAAACTTCACTTCGATCGAGCACAATGAAGCCCTCACCCGGCTTCATCTCTTCTGTCGGATTTGTACTGTCCAATACTGCCAGGGGAAAGAAAAGGTCCATTAGTTACGGAATATAGCTTCGAGTTTGCTTCTTTCGCAACCGCATGGAGTGAAATATCACAAGAAATTGCTCACAGCTTTTCTGAGACAAAAATGGCTTTTTTTCGTTTGGCCATTGGAAAATACATATTCCATTGTGCAAACCGACATGTACGTACTACTTTACTAACTGTTTTTtcacaaaaaggaaaatggcAAGGATGAAATTACGAGCagaaatttataaaacaaaGAAGCGTAAAGATCTCAGGTAAGGTTACTCAAGCAGTTACAGAATTTGCCTGCAGAGGTATCAGAGCCAGTAGGTTCATCGTCAGCAGCTTTATTATCGAGGATTTTTATAGAGAAAAATGGATGCAATGGCTTTGAATTCTCCCTGGAGTGATTACCTGGGTATTCAAGCATAGAGTTATTATCGAGATGGTATTTTCCTCAATAGATGTTGTTGCCTAACAAAGAAGGCATCTCACTTTAGAAAATCCTAATAATATTCAGGACCTCTATCGAGAAAATGATCAGTTCTATGCGTTCGTATTAGTTAATGTTTTACATCTACGACAAGGGAGCAACAGATTTATAGACGGGCCTTCAGATTCAAAATTGAGAAGGACACAAAGCAAACACATTTAGAAGGACAAGCTATTCAGAATGCAGAAATACGCAGACCGACACATGCAGGTGTACAATTACTTACTTAATTCATTTCCAGAGGCAATGGGCGGAGCACTTTCAGCTTCTTCAATATCATCATCAGACCATTGAGTTATAATACCCACATCCGAAAGCAATTCGCATGTCAAAGTGACATTCGATGCATGCATTGGGTCACACTCCAAGCTCTCCCTGTAGTGGTTAACTGCATCACAGGCTTCCGTTATATGATGCTGGTCATTCTTATAATCATGGCAAGTCGTGCAGGCAGCAGAGCTCAGGATTGCTTACCAAACTCTTTTGCTTCACAGGCATGAGGGCGAACACTTCCATACTCGAGATCATTGTCAATGCGGCATGCACGTAAACCATCACCTAAAACATCCAAACTGTAAGATGTTCCCAATTTTAAGACATCTCTGATGTCTTCGGGTCAGTGCAAACTCTTTTAAAACTGATTAACAAAGTTGCAAGTTTCCTCTTTAGAGAGCGGATTTTTCCTCATGGTATTACTGATCCAGTGTCAGCACTAACGATAGGTCTCAGAAGATATACACTAGTACCATAAGATTATATTTGTACTTACTGATGTCGGCTTCAAGGACAGGGATGCCAACAGTCTCAACATTGGAAGCATTCCCAACATATGATTCAGTTGTATTAGCCAACCTAGAATGTGTTTTCAATTGAAAGACACCATTCAGTGCATCCAGCTTGTCTGAGCATTCCTTAGAGTTGTCGCCTGTATTACAAATTATTCTTCAGggcaattataaaaaattcgACTTTATAAAATCCAAATATTCGCAAGTCAACAATTTATGGTAATACGTCACCAATTGATTTgaatatgtaaaaaaaaaactattattTAACAGAAAACGATGCTGTGACGAGCAAGGAGATATCATTCAGGCATTGGATATATATCTCAGATCACCACATACACAAATTCAAACAGTCCAGGTAAGAGTAAGTGCATACCAAGCTCTTTCTCGCTGGGATGGATGGGAGTGATCCCGACACTAGCAGCATTGTTTTGAGAACATTCAGCCAAAGCACCAGAAGGAGAGGTGGATTTTATCCAAGTTAAAAGATCACAGAAACCATTAGATATGTCCCCCCGTTTTGAGCTCTTTCCAGAGGAGCTACTTGCACTACAAGTTTCATCCCTGGAGGCATCGGGAACGTTGGGATTTTCCTCCTCAATAGGCCGGTGATGACTGTCAGTTGCATTAACCATCGGGTCACTGTTGAGGGCAAAATCATTACTGTGCCCTGGCTGTGCAGTTGTATTGTCAATCAAAGAAGAGGGCAGTGCTTCCTGCATTAGATCACAGAAATCATTAGATATGTCCACCCGTTTCGAGCTCTTTCCAGAGGTGTTAATTGGACTACAAGTTTCATCTTCAGAGGCATCGGCAAGGTTGGGATTTTCCTCCTCAAAAGGTTGGTGGTGACTGTCAGTTGCATTAACCATCGGGTCACTGTCGAGGGCAGAATCATTACTGTGCCGTGGCTGTGCAGTTGTATTGTCGATCCAAGAAAAGGGCAGCGCTTCATGCATGAAATCCGACAGAAAGTTTGTCATATCGGAGCCTATCGACtgcaactgattctccacatAACTACACGCTTGCTGTTGTTCACATGATTCAGAAAACAAGTAGAATTGTTAATATGCGAGTTTCAGATCTGACCAAAATCAACATATCAAAGGGATTGGAAGAGGCGGAATAGCATACATCGGTGAACACTGATTCAAGCTTTTCGAACATATTAATCAACCAAAAGCTGTCTCCGCTGTCATTGTTGCTGGTGTTGTTGTCGTTATTATTGTCCATGTTTACGTCCTCATCCATATGAGCGAAAACGGACAATTAGAATGGTACTCTTTCTCTGCTTCCTTCCGAAACTGCACCCTCTCCGGGGCTGAAAAACACAAATTTGACTAGATAGATTCAGGATATTAGGGATATTTGCAATATCATGAATATCCTAATATATCACGTATGTCCCTAATATATAACGTGTATATCTCTAATAAGTTCGGAAACCAGAGCCAGCAAGTTCAATCGAACACGCCATTTTGTTTAGTGTTGTTTTCGTGGTACCCAACTCATGGATTTCTTTTTTACCTGATAATACTCATAGAAGGACTTCAATAAGGCGAACAAACCACAATTGCTCAACGAAAAATGCAGTGTCACGAGAAGATCCTAAAAATGATCCTACTTTTGACGGAATGAGAAAGAATTAATAAGATtttttgaatgaaaaataattaaagtaattaatgattagtatcaattttcatattttatacgATTTAAATTCTGCTTTCTAATTATGCCACGTATCCAGACATGATCATGGAAGAAATTCTCGAGTGTCACACCGTTCGTAAATGATCAAGATAAAGAAGAAGACGAAAAACGGAGCTCGAGACAGTGACTTACCAGAGAAAAGCTCTCAGACCATAAAAGTCAAGTTTTTGCTTGATTGCTCTCCTGTGAGAGCAAGGAAGAGAGGCGTAGGAAAGTGCCCGCTGAAtagttattttatatttgcaAGATAAATCCTTTAATtacccagcaaaaaaaaaagataaatcattcaaatattcaaaaaataaaaaagatagatcttttaattatcaaatatataagtattttacttagttcttttttttttatctaaaacCTTTACTATGGAACCACGAGAAAGTGGCTTAGCGTTAAACTAGAATCACATTATAGGCGGGGGCAAAACTGATGCCGATAATGGATTAGTTTCAACCGACATTAGTATCATACTTATAAGTTGATGACATCTCATGATTTAGCAAAAAACTTTATtatgttaataaaaaaaatgttttatttCTATTATTGCCTCCGATAAAAAGACTCCTTTGGCCCTTGATCTTTGGTTTTTTGCCATTTTCATCttaaactttctttttttcattcttataCTTAACCTTTTGTGttttcgtcaatttagtcCGGACTCATATTTTCCATTAAATGAAGCAGACATGGCATTTGAAAAaaagatgtatatatattttcataatttaaaataaaaataaaacaaaacagaaataaataaatacataaaagATACAGGACATCGGATGGGCGCGAGGGGGTTTTGGGGTGGTTCTGCTGTAGCCACCCCCACCCGAGGTCCGACCCTGCCGGCGACTTCCATCGGGGTGTTGTCTTCGTGGAAGACCCCAATAAACTGCAGACACCATGATAAAATTCGTGATATAGTTTTACTTAGATCGTCCACTTCAACGGAGAAGCCAAGTCCAAGAGCACGAGAGGGGCCAAGAGACACAAACTCGACTAGATTCTACAATAGTTTGAAAATCAGAGAGTAAGTCCAATCGAACACGCCATTCTGTTCTCACAAGTTAGTGCATGTTTGATTACTTAACGttgtttttcacattttgCTGAAGAGGAGGAAAAACAGAGCTTGACCTTCAGAGACAGAGACTTACCAGAGAAGACGCTCTCAAACCATAAACCTTAGCCTTCGCATCATTTTAAAAGCAACTTTTTAAGAGCTGGTTAAGGGAAGAGTTGCGCATAGAAAAGTGCCCGCTCTGAATTATAAAGCTCaagttatttttctaatttttaataattcttttttaaccCTTTTTCATAATTCTTAATAAATTGCTTTTGATGCTAAAGGTTTGTCTTAAATCACTATCATCAAGAAGGGATAATAATTCTCAATAAATAGTTTATACTAACGATTCGTCTTGAAACACTGTCATCGTTCGGAGATATCGACACCAAAATCCCAAAGTTTACTCTTGTAATTGCTCCAAATAAATTAGtttatatttcatataaaaataaaattgatgtaCATTTTTCTAAGAATATGCAAAATAGTGTATAAAAGTGCATTATTGCAACATGATAAATTCGACAATAAGTCGAATTTGAGTGCAAGAACAACTGACAGAAGAAGAACTCTCTGTATTATTCTTCTTGCATTGTTTTTGTACATATTGTGACATATGTACAATCTTCCCATCATTTACAAGGAAGGAAACACTAAAGACAAAAGATGAAACAGAATAATCTAGAATGGAGATAGCATGGAAAAATTCTTAGAATCTCGTCAAAATCTTTCCTAAACTATCTGGATCTCCATCACAACGTATGTAATTATTTAACTAGTTATTCAAATAATAAAGGTGGGTTCAGTAATATCAAAtacataattgaaaaataaataattttcttttttatttaaaaatttaatatgcaATCATGTTAAACTGAATTTCCAGTGCTTGAACTTGCCCTCTGGCAAAATATGAAGTACATTATAGTCAAGGCAAAATTGTTGTCCGAACAAGGATTTCAACCTATTAGTCTCAACCAATAAGTTAAAGTTATCTAaatccaacaaaaaaaaaacctgtaTTACGTTAATAAAGAAAAGCGGTTAtgacgaaaaaagaaaaggttatatttatatttttgccaCCTACAAAGGAAGATTTatttgctttattttatttttgggtttGCCAGCTACAAAATATCCTCcgaaatgaaattaaaagattgtctagcatttttttttcgatgtgtacCCAGGTATTTGAAAGCTCAACGGGTCCCAACAAATCCAATTTGAATTGAGTCGGCTcattaaggagtaaaactcttatagaatgaattttttcatttataagatCCGAATCCGAGACATTGTTTAAGGGGAATAAACGCCGATTTAAGGGTGTTGGCCAATGGGGACACCCCACCCTCTTTTTCCCATTTGTCCGTgttcttattttaatttaaaattttaaaagactcTTTTTTATTGTAAATAAATGCCATGTCAGCTTCTTTTAAGTATGTGATGTCTGGATTaaagtggaaaaaaaataaaagattgaggacaagcatgacaaaaaaaaactttagtACAAAAATGTCAAAAGTTGAGGATCAAAATGTCGTTTTCTCAACGTTCTTCTATCAACTCTTTTTCACACGAAAGTTTTCAGGTTAATAGCTCCcacataattttaaattttaggaCCACTTTTCACCCTGAAGATTGCATTGGTCATAtgcaaggttgtcagaattgtgattctaccTAAAATCGGTCAAGGGTCATgaaatcgtgaatcgtaagattttacctgtaattaaaaaaatagcatatatatatatacaccaaaTCCCATATCAGAAATAATTGAAGTAAacatcaaatgataaatcttgCTGCCTCCTATTTCGTTTATCAAAATTAGATAGTACTTAGTTTTCACAAGAGAGCGCTCTCATTATAATAACTtccaatgaaaattgatatagtaCCGTGGTCACGGATTCTGTAGGCGAAGTTGTTTTTCCTCCCTAATTTCTTCTTGGTCTGTCCCTTCTTGGAATCATCTTTCTTTACACCtaaaaaagtccaaaaaaattccAGCCTAAATCATCTCAAACCAGACGGCAATCAGGAAGCGGTCGTAACCCAATTCGAAACAGTTCTAGAAACTTTATAGGTCCCTATCACTTATAGCCAAGAGGCaaatttcaaacttttcataaaataagagaaccAATGAGCAATACTGTCGCACAATGAGAGAAAtgaggagggagagagggggCATACGAGGTTGAAATCAGAATCTTAAAATCGGTCCGATTCTACAATTCTGCGATTCTAATCGCGATTCAGCCACGATTCTACCTTCCCGATTCATGCCATAAAATCGAAATCGCTAGCTACCCCGATTCTACGAATCGAATCGCTATTCTAACAACCATGGTCATATGTATAAgggaattttttaaaatttttgccacataattatttacatatttgtACAGTAAACACTACAGCTTTTTCTTGAAATCTTTTGAAATTTGCACTAGCacaaattgaattaaaatccTAGTAGCAGGAGATGTATATTTGtgagaaataaaatttgaaggtCTGAATCGGTCCTAAACTAGAAATTTGGATTCAAATTAGCAATATGAAAAGTCCAGAGTGTAAAGTGCTGCAATGTTAAAATTTCAGGTCTCAAAATACAATGAACAAAAGTATAAAACAATTTTAAGAGAAGTCtgtaagtatatatatggTCACTATCGGATCAGCAAAAGATTTTACTATTCCGTGAAAAATAATGCAAAGATTGATTCTCCCATATATCCGGAGAATTTTTCTAAATGATATTAgtgatatattaaatatacagatcgaaaatatttaatttaaaataatatttaaaagatataatatacatatatagatgaaaTTCTaccagtttttttttaaatgcgGATACTCCCCTTTATATTCACCGAAGAATctatattatttgatttttcgaaTATAATATTTCCTAGTTACGAAAAAATAATAGGTTAACCCTCCCTAAATATCAGTACGTCGTACTtgcaaaataattaatcagaTACCACAACCTTCAAATGTCCGTCCAGTTCTAACTACGGCAACGTTCAATCTCTTATCTTTTTTATCGCCACAAGGTCAAGTGACCAACGTAATAGTCGTTAATTGCCAACGAGTCGAGTGGCCAACACGCATTTTCCTGTATTGGTGGTCAAACGAGCAATCCTCGTTCTCCATCTCGCCTGTGATGCGGAGCGGCCAAATATAAATTTCTATCCGTA is a genomic window containing:
- the LOC116204321 gene encoding ananain-like gives rise to the protein MEDFNRARNTSFRLGLNQFSDLTTEEFQATYTITKVTPRTSINTKGSFRVSDDASVPESVNWVEAGVATDVRNQGTCGMMLLGIRSSSRDRIDYKFRADELLDLSEQQLLDSVTDAGCKGFKTVTPSSEADLLRAVAQQPVSVGITASDLLRAYKDGIFCSTDCRNVQNHAVTIVVWDST
- the LOC116203395 gene encoding uncharacterized protein LOC116203395 isoform X1; translation: MTNFLSDFMHEALPFSWIDNTTAQPRHSNDSALDSDPMVNATDSHHQPFEEENPNLADASEDETCSPINTSGKSSKRVDISNDFCDLMQEALPSSLIDNTTAQPGHSNDFALNSDPMVNATDSHHRPIEEENPNVPDASRDETCSASSSSGKSSKRGDISNGFCDLLTWIKSTSPSGALAECSQNNAASVGITPIHPSEKELGDNSKECSDKLDALNGVFQLKTHSRLANTTESYVGNASNVETVGIPVLEADISDGLRACRIDNDLEYGSVRPHACEAKEFVNHYRESLECDPMHASNVTLTCELLSDVGIITQWSDDDIEEAESAPPIASGNELSNHSRENSKPLHPFFSIKILDNKAADDEPTGSDTSAGKFLLDSTNPTEEMKPGEGFIVLDRSEVCPFYNGEGKIIPNKRKIGRAFYSKVFPTKNNTNPVGAELNIQMECSGNLLSLSRPSTPEEVEYSNSDWEIV
- the LOC116203395 gene encoding uncharacterized protein LOC116203395 isoform X2 codes for the protein MTNFLSDFMHEALPFSWIDNTTAQPRHSNDSALDSDPMVNATDSHHQPFEEENPNLADASEDETCSPINTSGKSSKRVDISNDFCDLMQEALPSSLIDNTTAQPGHSNDFALNSDPMVNATDSHHRPIEEENPNVPDASRDETCSASSSSGKSSKRGDISNGFCDLLTWIKSTSPSGALAECSQNNAASVGITPIHPSEKELGDNSKECSDKLDALNGVFQLKTHSRLANTTESYVGNASNVETVGIPVLEADISDGLRACRIDNDLEYGSVRPHACEAKEFVNHYRESLECDPMHASNVTLTCELLSDVGIITQWSDDDIEEAESAPPIASGNELILDSTNPTEEMKPGEGFIVLDRSEVCPFYNGEGKIIPNKRKIGRAFYSKVFPTKNNTNPVGAELNIQMECSGNLLSLSRPSTPEEVEYSNSDWEIV